Proteins from one Brevibacillus humidisoli genomic window:
- a CDS encoding DUF2768 domain-containing protein yields the protein MTSHHRNSLCECPILGSCPGVCYNKCKKRKGCSFGMAIDPMTKMNISMVAIALMFLCNFLMIFTRKLTNRLAVFLMKTTAFLMLIAVFFMIVIVIFA from the coding sequence ATGACCAGTCATCATCGGAATAGTTTATGCGAGTGTCCGATACTAGGTTCGTGTCCCGGTGTATGCTATAATAAATGCAAAAAGAGAAAAGGATGCTCGTTTGGTATGGCTATTGATCCGATGACAAAAATGAATATTTCGATGGTGGCAATTGCTTTAATGTTTCTTTGCAACTTCCTGATGATCTTTACACGAAAGCTTACCAATAGATTGGCCGTATTTCTGATGAAAACGACTGCTTTTCTTATGCTGATAGCGGTTTTTTTTATGATCGTGATTGTCATATTTGCTTAG
- the folE gene encoding GTP cyclohydrolase I FolE produces the protein MSVDLEKIQQAVRMILEAVGENPDREGLLDTPKRVAKMYAEVFEGMRIDEEEYFSTIFSEEHEEMVLVKDIPFFSMCEHHLVPFFGKAHVAYIPQGGRVVGLSKLARAVEAVARRPQLQERITATVADAIMKKLEPHGVVVVIEAEHMCMAMRGVKKPGAVTVTSAVRGIFANDSAARAEVFSLIKD, from the coding sequence ATGAGTGTCGATTTGGAAAAGATCCAACAAGCAGTACGCATGATTCTGGAAGCGGTAGGGGAAAACCCGGATCGAGAAGGACTGTTGGACACCCCTAAGCGGGTAGCCAAAATGTACGCTGAAGTGTTTGAAGGAATGCGGATTGACGAGGAAGAATACTTCAGCACGATTTTCAGCGAAGAACACGAGGAAATGGTTCTGGTGAAGGACATCCCGTTTTTCTCCATGTGCGAACATCATTTGGTACCGTTTTTCGGCAAAGCGCACGTGGCATACATTCCTCAGGGAGGACGCGTGGTCGGACTGAGCAAGTTGGCACGGGCTGTAGAAGCGGTCGCCCGCAGACCACAACTGCAGGAGCGGATCACGGCTACGGTTGCGGATGCGATCATGAAAAAACTGGAGCCACATGGTGTTGTTGTCGTTATCGAAGCGGAACACATGTGCATGGCGATGCGTGGCGTGAAAAAGCCGGGAGCGGTTACCGTTACGTCTGCCGTACGAGGTATCTTTGCCAACGACAGCGCAGCGAGGGCAGAAGTGTTCAGCTTAATCAAGGATTGA
- a CDS encoding 2Fe-2S iron-sulfur cluster-binding protein: MAKVTFLPSGKIVKGRSGQSLISLARSARVVIPQRCGGHASCHMCKVSIDQGTVSPPTILERRKMREADLNAGIRLACQTRLTDTDCTVRLHENKLKSVVAAALEREKQQQSEDL, translated from the coding sequence ATGGCAAAAGTAACGTTTCTTCCATCAGGTAAAATAGTCAAGGGTCGCAGCGGCCAATCGTTGATCAGCTTGGCACGCTCGGCCCGCGTTGTGATTCCGCAGCGATGTGGCGGACACGCATCCTGCCACATGTGTAAAGTGAGCATTGACCAAGGCACCGTTTCTCCGCCTACCATACTGGAACGGCGCAAGATGAGAGAAGCCGACCTGAACGCCGGCATCCGCCTAGCCTGCCAAACCAGGTTGACGGACACAGACTGTACCGTTCGCCTGCACGAGAACAAACTGAAATCAGTGGTTGCTGCTGCGCTTGAGCGCGAGAAACAGCAGCAATCTGAGGATCTGTAG
- a CDS encoding HU family DNA-binding protein — protein MNKTELIAKVAETTELTKKDATKAVDAVLDAIADALKAGDKVQLIGFGNFEVRERAARKGRNPQTGEEIEIASSKVPAFKPGKALRDVIR, from the coding sequence ATGAACAAGACTGAACTGATCGCGAAAGTGGCAGAAACCACCGAACTCACCAAGAAGGATGCAACGAAAGCAGTTGACGCAGTTCTTGACGCAATTGCTGACGCTCTGAAAGCAGGTGACAAAGTCCAACTGATCGGCTTCGGTAACTTCGAAGTCCGTGAGCGTGCAGCTCGCAAAGGGCGCAACCCGCAAACCGGCGAAGAGATCGAAATCGCATCTAGCAAAGTTCCTGCTTTTAAGCCAGGGAAAGCACTCCGTGACGTTATTCGTTAA
- a CDS encoding 2Fe-2S iron-sulfur cluster-binding protein: METLTLVTRSGTQQLPPVIDQTIVKLAKQYKISWGYACERGICAQCRTKVVEGAEFLNDVTQEEKLRLKKTERSAGFRLGCQIQIKRPGKITLAHVPY, from the coding sequence GTGGAAACACTTACTCTGGTTACCCGTAGCGGGACGCAGCAGCTGCCACCGGTAATCGATCAAACGATTGTGAAACTTGCCAAACAATACAAGATATCGTGGGGGTACGCCTGTGAGAGAGGCATCTGTGCCCAGTGTCGAACGAAAGTGGTAGAGGGAGCGGAATTCCTCAACGATGTGACCCAAGAAGAGAAGCTCAGATTGAAGAAAACGGAACGGTCGGCGGGGTTTCGATTGGGCTGTCAGATCCAGATCAAACGGCCGGGCAAGATTACACTCGCCCATGTGCCGTATTGA
- the spoIVA gene encoding stage IV sporulation protein A has protein sequence MERNDIFKDIAERTGGDIYLGVVGPVRTGKSTFIKRFMEQVVIPNIPSEADRIRAIDELPQSASGRTIMTTEPKFVPNQAVSVNVTEGLSVNVRLVDCVGYTVVGAKGFEDENGPRMVNTPWYEEPVPFEEAAEVGTRKVIQEHSTIGVVVTTDGSIAEIPRHGYIDAEERVINELREVGKPFVILVNSTRPRSEETQQLRQELQEKHDVPVVALSVDQMTEQEVLLIMREVLFEFPVHEVNVNLPSWVMVLENGHWLRQNYEDAVRETVKDIRRLRDVDRVVGFFSEYDFVDRAILSGMQMGQGVAEIDLYAPDELYDQILMEIVGVEIKGKDQLLKIMQEFSHAKREYDQVAEALHMVRSTGYGIAAPSLHEMSLDEPEMIRQGSRFGVRLKATAPSIHMIRVDVESEFAPIIGTEKQSEELVRYLMQDFDKDPLSIWNSDIFGRSLHSIVREGIQAKITMMPDNARYKLQETLGRIINEGSGGLIAIIL, from the coding sequence GTGGAACGTAACGATATTTTTAAAGACATTGCGGAACGTACCGGCGGTGACATTTATCTCGGCGTAGTCGGGCCGGTCCGTACCGGAAAATCGACCTTTATCAAGCGCTTTATGGAGCAGGTTGTTATTCCGAACATTCCCTCTGAAGCGGATCGGATTCGGGCGATTGACGAACTGCCACAAAGTGCATCCGGTCGGACGATTATGACCACGGAACCCAAGTTCGTTCCGAATCAGGCCGTCTCTGTCAACGTTACGGAAGGACTGAGTGTCAATGTCCGGCTGGTCGATTGTGTAGGCTATACCGTGGTCGGGGCAAAAGGTTTTGAAGATGAGAATGGCCCCCGCATGGTAAATACCCCGTGGTACGAAGAGCCTGTACCTTTTGAAGAAGCCGCTGAGGTAGGCACCCGCAAGGTCATTCAGGAACACTCTACGATCGGCGTTGTGGTAACCACGGATGGTTCCATCGCGGAAATACCTCGTCACGGATATATCGACGCTGAGGAACGGGTAATCAACGAACTGCGTGAAGTAGGCAAACCATTTGTAATTCTCGTCAACTCTACCCGGCCGCGTTCGGAAGAGACCCAGCAATTGCGGCAGGAACTCCAGGAAAAGCACGATGTGCCAGTCGTCGCCCTCTCCGTCGATCAAATGACGGAGCAGGAAGTTCTGCTGATCATGCGCGAGGTATTGTTTGAGTTCCCGGTTCACGAAGTGAATGTGAACCTGCCCAGTTGGGTGATGGTGCTGGAGAATGGTCACTGGCTGCGTCAGAATTATGAAGATGCGGTTCGGGAAACAGTAAAGGATATCCGCCGGCTGCGTGATGTTGATCGCGTGGTGGGATTCTTCAGTGAATATGATTTCGTCGATCGTGCCATCTTGTCTGGGATGCAGATGGGGCAGGGGGTGGCAGAGATCGACCTGTATGCACCAGATGAGCTGTACGACCAGATCCTGATGGAAATCGTGGGCGTCGAGATTAAAGGAAAAGACCAATTGTTAAAAATCATGCAGGAATTCTCCCATGCCAAGCGCGAGTATGATCAAGTGGCAGAAGCACTCCACATGGTGAGGTCCACCGGTTATGGCATCGCGGCACCATCTCTGCATGAAATGTCCCTGGATGAACCGGAGATGATACGTCAGGGGTCACGATTTGGGGTTCGCTTGAAAGCAACCGCGCCTTCGATACACATGATCCGGGTCGATGTAGAATCAGAGTTCGCTCCGATCATCGGAACGGAGAAACAGAGTGAAGAACTGGTACGTTACCTGATGCAAGATTTCGACAAAGATCCGCTCTCGATCTGGAATTCTGATATCTTTGGCCGCTCGCTGCATTCAATTGTACGGGAAGGTATTCAGGCCAAGATTACGATGATGCCTGACAACGCACGCTATAAGCTGCAGGAGACGTTAGGCAGGATCATCAACGAAGGATCAGGCGGCTTGATCGCGATTATTCTATAA
- a CDS encoding stage VI sporulation protein F, which produces MENNVSRRLLDKLQGKVDEGQIRSIASGLTMQDFSDEDKLRKLIKMIAGLSGTAISQEKEDRIVGLIREKQINPNDLQSLAKLLK; this is translated from the coding sequence GTGGAGAATAACGTGTCGCGTCGGTTGCTGGATAAACTGCAGGGGAAGGTAGATGAGGGGCAGATTCGCAGTATTGCCAGCGGACTTACCATGCAGGACTTTTCTGATGAGGACAAACTACGGAAGCTGATCAAGATGATTGCAGGCTTGAGCGGTACCGCCATCTCCCAAGAGAAGGAGGACCGAATTGTCGGTTTAATTCGCGAGAAACAAATCAATCCAAACGACTTGCAGTCACTTGCCAAACTACTGAAATAA